One Neisseria sp. Marseille-Q5346 genomic region harbors:
- a CDS encoding Na+/H+ antiporter NhaC family protein translates to MQLINYSNSILSIVPAAIALALAIATRRVLLSLGVGIIVGSFLLVGGNPLDALVHLKDMAVSLTWADGDWSLGKPKILLFLVLLGIFTSLLTHSGSNQAFADWAKQHIKGRRGAKLLTACLVFVTFIDDYFHSLAVGAIARPVTDKFKVSRAKLAYILDSTAAPMCVLMPVSSWGASIIATLAGLLVTYNITDYTPMGAFVAMSLMNYYAVFALIMVFVVAWFSFDIGSMARLERAALNEIHDETVETGHPNGRVFALIVPVLVLIAATVSAMIYTGAQASETFSLLSAFENTDVNTSLVFGGTCGVLAVILCTIGTIKTSDYPKAIWQGIISMRGAIIILILAWIISTVVSEMHTGEYLSTLVAGNIHAGFLPVILFMLAGVMAFATGTSWGTFGIMLPIAAAMAVKVEPSLIIPCMSAVMAGAVFGDHCSPISDTTILSSTGAHCNHIDHVTSQFPYALTVAASAASGYLVLGMTGSAPLGFVVTGIVMVVLILILKDKKKATA, encoded by the coding sequence ATGCAACTTATTAATTATTCAAATTCTATTTTATCCATCGTCCCAGCAGCCATTGCGCTCGCCCTGGCCATTGCCACGCGCCGTGTATTGCTGTCCCTGGGTGTCGGCATTATCGTCGGCTCATTCCTGCTGGTAGGCGGTAATCCACTTGATGCTTTGGTTCACTTAAAAGACATGGCGGTCAGCCTGACTTGGGCGGATGGCGATTGGTCTTTGGGCAAACCCAAAATCCTGCTCTTTTTGGTGCTTTTAGGGATTTTCACTTCCCTGCTGACGCATTCCGGCAGCAACCAAGCATTTGCCGATTGGGCAAAACAGCACATCAAAGGCCGTCGCGGTGCGAAGCTGCTGACTGCCTGTTTGGTATTCGTTACCTTTATTGACGACTATTTCCACAGCCTTGCCGTCGGTGCGATTGCCCGCCCTGTAACCGACAAATTCAAAGTTTCCCGCGCCAAACTGGCTTATATCCTTGACTCCACTGCTGCACCGATGTGCGTTTTGATGCCGGTATCCAGCTGGGGCGCATCAATTATCGCTACTTTGGCAGGCCTTTTGGTGACTTACAACATCACAGACTACACACCGATGGGCGCATTCGTGGCCATGAGCCTGATGAATTACTACGCCGTCTTCGCATTGATTATGGTGTTTGTCGTGGCTTGGTTCTCCTTCGACATCGGCTCTATGGCTCGTTTGGAACGCGCCGCTTTGAATGAAATTCATGATGAAACCGTTGAAACAGGCCATCCCAACGGCCGCGTATTCGCTCTGATTGTGCCGGTTTTGGTACTGATCGCCGCAACGGTTTCCGCCATGATCTACACTGGCGCGCAAGCTTCTGAAACCTTCTCTTTGCTCAGCGCGTTTGAAAATACCGATGTAAACACTTCCCTCGTGTTCGGCGGTACTTGCGGCGTATTGGCCGTCATCCTCTGCACCATCGGCACCATCAAAACCAGTGATTATCCTAAAGCCATTTGGCAAGGCATCATCTCTATGCGCGGCGCCATTATCATCTTGATTTTGGCATGGATCATCAGCACCGTTGTCAGTGAGATGCACACCGGCGAATACCTCTCCACTTTAGTGGCAGGCAATATCCACGCAGGCTTCCTGCCCGTGATTTTGTTTATGCTCGCAGGCGTGATGGCCTTCGCTACCGGCACAAGCTGGGGTACATTCGGCATCATGTTGCCGATTGCCGCCGCCATGGCCGTCAAAGTAGAACCTTCGCTGATTATCCCTTGCATGTCTGCCGTAATGGCCGGAGCCGTATTTGGCGACCACTGCTCACCGATTTCCGACACCACCATCCTCTCTTCTACCGGCGCACACTGTAACCACATCGACCACGTTACCTCGCAATTCCCTTACGCGCTGACCGTAGCCGCGTCTGCCGCCTCAGGCTACCTCGTACTGGGCATGACCGGCTCTGCGCCTTTAGGTTTTGTGGTAACCGGCATCGTGATGGTTGTGTTGATTCTGATCTTAAAAGACAAGAAAAAAGCAACTGCCTAA
- the nagZ gene encoding beta-N-acetylhexosaminidase, with protein sequence MNTPHLPRGPVMADVAAYHLTEEEKQRLLDPAVGGVILFRRNFENVSQLKALVQEIKAVRTPELIIAVDHEGGRVQRFIDGFTRLPAMNVLGEIWDNEGQEAACAQAEQVGWVLATELSACGIDLSFTPVLDLDWGQCAVIGNRSFHRDANIVTQLALALQKGLNKGGMKSCGKHFPGHGFVEGDSHHVLPCDERSREALEAADLIPFRALSQAGMAAVMPAHVVYPQTDSQPAGFSEKWLKQILRQEIGFNGVIFSDDLTMEGACGVGGIKERARLSFEAGCDIVLVCNRPDLVDELRDGFHAPANADLAARWQYMANTLTVQEAADIMATEEFQAAQQATVKLATPKDIAGGVKVGEAF encoded by the coding sequence ATGAATACGCCTCATCTTCCACGCGGCCCAGTCATGGCCGACGTCGCTGCCTATCATCTGACCGAAGAAGAAAAACAACGCCTGCTCGACCCTGCCGTCGGTGGCGTTATTTTGTTCCGCCGCAACTTTGAAAACGTTTCCCAGCTCAAAGCTTTGGTTCAAGAAATCAAAGCCGTCCGTACACCTGAACTTATCATCGCCGTCGACCACGAAGGCGGACGGGTTCAACGTTTTATTGACGGCTTCACCCGCCTGCCGGCCATGAACGTATTGGGCGAAATTTGGGATAACGAAGGCCAAGAAGCCGCCTGCGCCCAAGCAGAACAAGTCGGCTGGGTTTTAGCAACCGAACTCTCCGCCTGCGGTATCGACCTATCCTTTACGCCTGTTTTGGATTTGGACTGGGGTCAATGCGCCGTCATCGGTAACCGCAGTTTCCACCGCGACGCCAACATCGTGACCCAGCTTGCCCTTGCCCTGCAAAAAGGCCTGAACAAAGGCGGCATGAAATCTTGCGGCAAACACTTCCCCGGCCACGGCTTTGTCGAAGGCGACAGCCATCACGTCCTGCCTTGCGACGAACGCAGCCGCGAAGCGCTAGAAGCCGCAGACCTTATCCCCTTCCGAGCATTGAGCCAGGCAGGCATGGCCGCAGTCATGCCTGCCCACGTCGTGTACCCGCAAACCGACAGCCAACCTGCCGGTTTCTCCGAAAAATGGCTGAAACAAATCCTGCGCCAAGAAATCGGATTTAACGGCGTTATCTTTTCAGACGACCTGACCATGGAAGGCGCATGCGGTGTCGGCGGTATTAAAGAACGCGCCCGCCTTTCTTTTGAAGCAGGCTGCGATATTGTACTGGTGTGCAACCGTCCCGATTTGGTAGATGAATTGCGAGACGGTTTCCACGCACCGGCAAACGCCGATTTGGCAGCACGTTGGCAATACATGGCCAACACGTTAACCGTACAAGAAGCTGCCGACATCATGGCAACCGAAGAATTTCAAGCCGCCCAACAGGCAACCGTCAAACTGGCAACGCCTAAAGACATCGCAGGCGGTGTCAAAGTCGGCGAAGCATTCTGA